The following coding sequences lie in one Leptospira neocaledonica genomic window:
- a CDS encoding glycosyl transferase: MKKIHISAFVSGHGFGHISRSLEAILQILIQNPEWTATVHSPRGEEFASSLDVSGIWGKVRNRIRFRKTKSDVGIVQKDSLGMDLDSTESEILEFKKNKESLLQSETEYLKKESPDIIWSDSSSFPFLIASDLKIPSLFLGNFTWDYIYSYYESTIFRIYSEELKKEYALCDLGLVLPLSCPVTSIRVTKNIGLLGRKPNLTKEEARKYYGFEEGIEYYLFSFGAYGIDSFHFDWKEWDPSKRRIVIGGIEWKIEAKNNLGIVTIPNCHYPDLLRASDFVLTKPGYGILSESYFSGTPILYTDRGNFPEYKYLVEALQSQYKSSYISHNDLFSFRWEEASKSAMTSNVITDPRFQRDAIKEIQDSILEFIK, from the coding sequence ATGAAAAAGATCCATATTTCTGCGTTTGTGAGCGGTCACGGTTTCGGTCATATCAGCCGTAGCCTAGAAGCAATCCTCCAAATTTTAATTCAAAATCCTGAATGGACTGCAACCGTTCATTCTCCCAGAGGGGAAGAATTTGCATCATCCCTGGATGTTTCCGGTATTTGGGGGAAAGTCAGAAATAGAATCCGATTCAGAAAAACAAAATCGGATGTGGGCATCGTCCAAAAAGATTCTCTCGGAATGGATCTTGACTCGACGGAATCTGAAATTTTAGAATTTAAGAAGAACAAAGAATCCCTCTTACAATCAGAAACTGAATATCTCAAAAAAGAAAGCCCTGATATTATTTGGTCAGATTCTTCTTCTTTTCCTTTTTTGATCGCGTCCGATCTTAAGATACCTTCTTTATTTTTAGGAAATTTCACTTGGGATTATATTTATTCCTATTATGAATCTACAATATTCAGAATATACTCCGAAGAATTAAAAAAGGAATATGCACTCTGCGATTTAGGTCTTGTCCTTCCACTCTCTTGCCCTGTCACTTCGATCCGTGTAACCAAAAACATCGGATTATTAGGACGTAAACCGAACCTAACTAAAGAAGAAGCTAGAAAATATTACGGTTTCGAAGAAGGTATAGAGTATTATCTATTTTCCTTTGGAGCATATGGGATCGACTCTTTTCATTTTGATTGGAAAGAATGGGACCCGTCCAAAAGAAGGATCGTAATTGGTGGAATAGAATGGAAGATAGAGGCCAAAAATAATCTAGGAATTGTGACAATTCCTAACTGTCATTATCCCGACCTACTCAGAGCAAGCGACTTCGTATTGACCAAACCAGGTTATGGGATCTTAAGCGAGTCATATTTTTCAGGGACTCCCATCCTTTATACCGACAGAGGTAACTTTCCAGAATATAAATATTTGGTAGAAGCGTTACAGTCTCAGTACAAATCCTCTTATATTTCCCATAATGACCTGTTCTCTTTCCGCTGGGAAGAAGCGTCCAAGAGCGCAATGACTTCTAACGTTATCACTGATCCAAGATTCCAAAGGGATGCTATCAAAGAGATCCAAGATTCTATCTTAGAATTTATCAAATAA
- the cfa gene encoding cyclopropane fatty acyl phospholipid synthase produces the protein MWKERVRGKVEELFAKAGVSFGGNADWDIKVKDDRLFEKIFSNGSLGLGEAYMNGWFECGRFDETVRRLLDKGIEKAAKTWGNLFLYLESIILNRQSKRRAFVIGERHYDLGNDLFELMLDKEMVYSCAYWKNAGSLDQAQKNKMDLICRKLDLQPGMKVLDIGCGWGGLARHAAKEYGAEVLGISVSKEQLSLAEERSKNLKVKYELMDYRDVKDNFDSVLSVGQMEHVGYKNYRTYMEIVYKSLKEKGLFLLHTIGSNDSHKVTDRWIEKYIFPNSHLPSAAQITKASENLFVLEDLHNFGPDYDKTLMAWYHNFENGWSQIQEKYGERFRRMWEFYLLSCAGAFRSRKIQLWQFVFSKGDREEVYQAVR, from the coding sequence ATGTGGAAGGAAAGAGTCCGCGGTAAGGTAGAAGAATTATTTGCAAAGGCCGGAGTCAGTTTCGGAGGAAATGCTGATTGGGATATTAAAGTTAAGGATGATAGATTATTCGAAAAAATATTCAGTAACGGTTCTCTAGGCTTAGGAGAAGCTTATATGAACGGCTGGTTCGAATGCGGAAGGTTCGATGAAACAGTCCGAAGATTATTAGATAAAGGTATAGAAAAGGCCGCCAAAACTTGGGGAAATCTATTTCTATATTTAGAATCCATAATATTAAATCGCCAATCCAAAAGAAGAGCGTTTGTGATCGGAGAAAGACATTATGATCTCGGAAATGACCTATTCGAGTTGATGTTAGACAAGGAAATGGTTTATTCCTGCGCTTACTGGAAGAATGCCGGCTCCCTAGATCAGGCTCAAAAAAATAAAATGGACCTGATCTGTAGAAAGCTGGATCTCCAACCAGGTATGAAAGTTTTAGATATAGGATGTGGCTGGGGAGGACTTGCCAGACATGCAGCCAAAGAATACGGAGCGGAAGTACTCGGTATTAGCGTTTCCAAAGAACAACTGTCTCTCGCGGAAGAAAGGTCCAAAAACCTAAAAGTTAAATACGAATTAATGGACTATCGGGATGTAAAAGACAATTTCGATTCTGTCCTTTCCGTAGGGCAAATGGAACATGTGGGTTATAAAAATTACAGGACCTATATGGAAATAGTTTATAAATCTCTAAAGGAGAAGGGATTATTTTTACTTCATACAATCGGCTCTAACGACTCTCATAAAGTGACTGATCGGTGGATCGAAAAATATATCTTTCCGAATTCACATCTCCCATCCGCGGCCCAGATCACAAAGGCAAGCGAAAACCTTTTTGTCTTGGAAGATCTTCACAATTTCGGTCCCGACTATGATAAAACTCTCATGGCTTGGTATCATAATTTCGAAAATGGATGGAGCCAAATCCAGGAAAAATACGGAGAAAGATTCAGACGTATGTGGGAATTTTATCTTTTAAGTTGCGCGGGTGCGTTCCGTTCTCGGAAAATACAACTCTGGCAGTTCGTATTTTCGAAAGGAGATAGAGAAGAAGTATATCAGGCTGTTAGATAA
- the mdoH gene encoding glucans biosynthesis glucosyltransferase MdoH, giving the protein MNAETFPTGITEPEGILKEAFDSRKFTYRRLGFVGVLGLLSLFGIYLEYRFLLINGISPLEWATLLLFCFLFPLLAFGATTAIFGTIQRIRGGDPTRISGLIAGQKISPKELPPTAVVIPIHCEDVARVSAGLESMMKSAASVGLGENLDFFLLSDTTDPDIWLQEEKAFSKLSRKPETKGRVYYRKRRINLNKKSGNIADFCRRWGRRYRYMIVLDADSLVTGECMLNLIHLMEAVPNAGIIQTVPKIIRGKSLFQRLAQFGTWLGNPIFGAGSYYWQVFSGPFWGHNAIVRLKPFMEHCGLPGLPGEGAIGGKILSHDTVEAALIRKAGYTVWFAYDLEGSYEECPPNLLESLKRDNRWCQGNLQHFWFLFVGGLRISSRIHILLGILSYGSSLLWALLLVATSFTVMADTDYYRLASIPEEWAQFQESMYLPVFYGLQIYTILILFMPRILSFLDGLFFRRKESGIGFFSFIISFFVEFIQSVILAPAYMVQYTRFLWMTFWNRKIEWGPQNRDSSQGIDRMAAARALLPQAFYGTGISIWLFVYYPVLFYWLLPITGGWLLSYFWGVWTSSSKQGELWAKRGFLLTPEETRKNVLLSDTETLEKEYSKFLEGMESGRGIFLSVVDPLLFRFHISRLRTRKKESDARKRYMNALVSNWKEYGPDSLNPKEMNRLLWDKRTLNDLHFWFWETDLSKTHPWWKERFLEYQTRIRKEQIVSWFR; this is encoded by the coding sequence ATGAATGCGGAAACATTTCCCACAGGTATTACTGAGCCGGAAGGTATCTTAAAGGAAGCATTCGATTCTAGAAAATTTACGTATAGAAGGTTAGGATTCGTAGGGGTTCTGGGACTTCTCTCTTTGTTCGGAATCTATTTAGAATATCGTTTTCTTCTAATAAACGGGATTTCTCCTTTGGAATGGGCGACTTTACTCTTATTCTGCTTCTTATTTCCTTTATTAGCTTTCGGGGCCACTACTGCAATTTTTGGAACGATCCAAAGAATTAGAGGAGGAGATCCTACACGTATCTCCGGTTTGATTGCAGGACAAAAAATTAGCCCTAAGGAACTCCCGCCAACCGCAGTAGTTATTCCAATTCATTGCGAAGATGTAGCTCGAGTTTCGGCCGGTTTGGAATCCATGATGAAGTCCGCGGCTTCAGTCGGTTTGGGAGAGAACTTAGACTTCTTCTTATTATCGGATACAACGGATCCTGATATTTGGCTACAAGAGGAGAAGGCATTCTCCAAACTTTCCAGAAAACCCGAAACGAAGGGAAGAGTATATTACAGAAAAAGAAGGATCAACCTAAACAAAAAATCGGGAAACATCGCCGATTTCTGTAGGAGATGGGGAAGACGTTATAGATATATGATCGTCTTGGACGCGGATAGTTTGGTGACCGGTGAATGTATGCTGAATCTGATCCACCTTATGGAAGCAGTCCCTAACGCAGGTATTATACAAACAGTTCCTAAGATCATCCGAGGCAAAAGTTTATTTCAAAGGCTTGCACAATTCGGGACCTGGCTCGGCAATCCTATCTTCGGAGCAGGCTCTTATTATTGGCAGGTGTTTTCCGGACCTTTCTGGGGTCATAATGCGATCGTAAGATTAAAACCTTTTATGGAACATTGCGGACTTCCTGGTTTGCCTGGAGAAGGTGCCATAGGAGGAAAGATTCTTTCTCATGATACGGTAGAAGCAGCCTTAATTAGAAAAGCTGGATATACAGTTTGGTTTGCATACGACCTAGAAGGTTCTTATGAAGAATGTCCTCCCAATCTTCTGGAAAGTTTAAAAAGGGACAATCGTTGGTGCCAGGGGAATTTGCAACATTTTTGGTTTTTATTCGTGGGGGGCTTGCGGATCTCGAGTAGGATCCATATTCTATTAGGTATCCTGTCTTACGGAAGCTCACTTCTTTGGGCATTATTACTTGTTGCGACTAGTTTTACAGTGATGGCGGATACGGATTATTACCGTTTGGCATCTATTCCGGAAGAATGGGCGCAATTCCAAGAGAGTATGTATCTTCCTGTATTCTACGGATTACAGATTTATACTATTCTAATATTATTTATGCCTAGGATACTTTCCTTCTTGGACGGTTTGTTTTTTCGCAGGAAAGAAAGTGGGATTGGATTTTTCTCATTTATAATTTCTTTTTTTGTAGAATTTATCCAGTCGGTCATCTTGGCCCCGGCTTATATGGTCCAATACACCAGATTCCTTTGGATGACTTTCTGGAATAGAAAGATAGAATGGGGGCCTCAAAACAGGGACTCTTCTCAAGGAATAGATAGAATGGCTGCTGCTCGAGCCTTACTTCCTCAAGCTTTTTATGGCACAGGAATTTCTATCTGGTTATTTGTATATTATCCTGTACTTTTTTATTGGTTATTGCCGATTACAGGCGGTTGGCTTCTTTCTTATTTCTGGGGAGTATGGACCTCTTCTTCTAAACAAGGAGAGCTTTGGGCAAAAAGAGGCTTTCTCTTAACACCCGAAGAAACCAGAAAGAATGTTCTTTTGTCAGATACTGAAACTTTGGAAAAAGAATATTCTAAGTTCTTGGAAGGAATGGAATCAGGAAGAGGAATTTTTCTATCCGTTGTGGATCCCCTTCTATTTCGTTTTCATATTTCTCGTTTGAGAACCAGAAAAAAAGAATCGGACGCGCGTAAAAGATATATGAACGCTCTGGTTTCTAACTGGAAAGAATACGGTCCAGATTCTTTAAATCCTAAGGAGATGAATCGACTCCTTTGGGATAAGCGTACATTGAACGACCTTCATTTCTGGTTTTGGGAAACGGATCTTTCTAAAACTCATCCTTGGTGGAAAGAAAGATTTTTAGAATACCAAACCAGGATACGCAAAGAACAGATCGTCTCCTGGTTCAGGTAG
- a CDS encoding glucan biosynthesis protein, translated as MLRLHIILAFVATALLFAVADRQQRRDREEPDFSSSPLLSVMEGDISDQNTHPTFKFSFSDLKVRARALSKLRYIPPKHSTTDFLKGLPWNQYKNIFFRPEKSVWKKEGNPFQLQFLHPGHLYNTNVRVFEVRGDFAREIPYDPSSFDLSKLKGVGELPPNLGYSGFKIHFPINTQEHTDEFAVFQGASYYRIISKKQWYGLSARGIAVNTGMPYPEDFPSFREFYVVKPDKTDSTITVYALLDGRTATGAYEFQITPGKVSAVKVNAEVTLRTKVDRLGIAPLTSMYWYSETRGIPKGQAYPESHDSDGLLIHSGKGEWIWRPLDNPKKSTTYSFSDENPRGFGLIQRDREFQNYQHSEMKYQLRPSAWVEPEIPFGKGTVHLLENPTIQDSDDNMGAYWMPEPIPQPGTPFDFSYTVRWPDTDPLPDSMAKVVATRIGDVQGDPDLKMFYVDFKSSNLSSLDPFAYIQAKIDTGENAELSEYSVQKIEETGVWRLTFGVYPKNKFRPSDLRAALSRNQEIISETWNFVLEPN; from the coding sequence TTGTTACGACTGCATATAATTCTAGCTTTTGTGGCAACAGCCTTGCTCTTTGCTGTCGCAGATAGGCAGCAAAGACGGGATAGAGAAGAACCTGATTTCTCTTCTTCTCCCTTACTGAGTGTGATGGAGGGAGATATTTCCGACCAGAATACTCATCCTACCTTCAAGTTTTCATTCTCGGATCTCAAAGTAAGAGCTAGGGCCTTATCTAAATTACGTTACATTCCACCTAAACATTCCACTACGGATTTTTTGAAAGGTCTACCCTGGAACCAATATAAGAACATATTTTTTCGTCCTGAAAAATCTGTATGGAAAAAGGAAGGAAACCCTTTCCAGTTACAGTTTTTGCATCCAGGACATTTATATAATACTAATGTAAGAGTTTTTGAAGTACGGGGGGACTTTGCGAGGGAGATCCCGTATGATCCTTCTTCCTTTGATCTATCCAAATTAAAGGGTGTGGGCGAGCTTCCGCCTAATTTAGGTTATTCGGGATTTAAGATCCATTTCCCGATCAATACTCAAGAGCATACGGATGAGTTTGCAGTTTTCCAAGGTGCAAGTTATTATAGGATCATTTCTAAAAAACAATGGTACGGGCTTTCCGCTCGGGGAATTGCAGTCAATACCGGTATGCCTTATCCGGAAGACTTTCCTTCTTTTAGAGAATTTTACGTAGTCAAGCCGGACAAGACGGACTCTACGATTACTGTTTATGCTTTATTAGATGGAAGAACTGCCACAGGGGCTTACGAATTCCAGATCACTCCGGGAAAAGTTTCTGCAGTAAAAGTAAATGCGGAGGTAACTCTTCGGACCAAGGTGGACAGGCTTGGGATTGCTCCATTAACAAGTATGTATTGGTATAGCGAGACTAGAGGAATTCCTAAAGGACAGGCGTATCCGGAGTCTCACGATTCAGATGGACTACTCATTCATTCTGGAAAAGGAGAATGGATTTGGAGGCCGTTAGATAATCCGAAAAAAAGCACAACGTATTCTTTCTCCGATGAAAATCCAAGAGGTTTCGGACTGATCCAAAGGGATCGAGAATTTCAGAATTACCAACATAGCGAGATGAAATACCAACTCAGACCGAGTGCCTGGGTGGAGCCTGAAATCCCTTTTGGGAAAGGAACAGTTCATCTTCTTGAAAATCCGACCATTCAGGATTCGGACGATAATATGGGAGCCTATTGGATGCCGGAACCTATTCCTCAGCCAGGGACTCCATTCGATTTTTCTTATACAGTTCGTTGGCCGGATACAGATCCGCTTCCCGACTCTATGGCAAAGGTTGTAGCTACCCGGATCGGAGATGTGCAGGGAGATCCTGATCTGAAAATGTTCTATGTGGATTTTAAAAGTTCTAATTTAAGTTCTTTGGATCCATTCGCGTATATTCAGGCGAAAATAGATACTGGAGAAAATGCGGAATTATCCGAATATTCAGTTCAAAAGATAGAAGAAACGGGAGTGTGGAGACTTACCTTTGGGGTGTATCCTAAAAATAAATTTAGACCCTCCGATCTGAGGGCTGCATTAAGTAGAAACCAAGAAATCATTTCTGAAACCTGGAATTTCGTACTTGAGCCGAACTAA
- the gltB gene encoding glutamate synthase large subunit yields MLNLDEQLRIQKYLEENGLYDKSFERDNCGVGFVASYKGESNHRVVSMGLKAVACLTHRGAVDADMQTGDGAGIMIRIPKKLFAKYIEEMGHRRPDEDSIGVGMVFLPREDIDKQDVCRSLIESALMQFNFKLYAWRYVPVNPEVLGPKANASRPQIEQVLIGKPDGMSNEDFETKLFLIQKKVMRDALKLSMSEDFYICSFSSERITFKGLFNGNQVSQFYEDLKSEEMVSPYCIFHQRYSTNTFPSWALAQPFRILAHNGEINTIVGNRIWMLAREEELACEKWGDFQKEIHPIIRPHLSDSASLDNAMEAIVRSGKDVLHAKAMLIPNAWSKNVQMSEGLKSFYEYNNTLTEPWDGPAALAFAEGDWVGGSLDRNGLRPARYVVTEDGLVVMGSETGLVHIDEEIITKKGRLGPGDMLAINLKEGKIYFNEDVNALFEKKYDYREWSKENVEYLDQTIDESIAKTVTYSGDDLRRRQILFAYSPYKQKAVIKPQAIAGKEAIGSMGDDTPLSILMLSRIGLYTYFRQRFAQVTNPPIDYLREKGVTSLYTRLVKKTNLFADEKPQNCLVLSHPYLTNLGLQRIREKDGKQYKVVTLDATFEAHHEPDAARNYLELALDQLLADAVKAAESEVNILILSDKKLNKDRAPIPMELAVAAVHNHLIRNKKRAATSILVETGSAFEIHNVAVLLGYGASGVNSYLIWDTLHDLWSKGDFDLEDGTRPSFATLCTNYRAGVDDGLLKIMSKMGISIMSSYVGGQVFEAIGLSRTLISKYFPGTYSRISGIGIGGIEQNILRNHDSAFNKEINPEDFISEKDDQPHRWSPKVVKFIRKAAVDNDYEAFLEASKLMEESDPINIRDLFDFVDRASVPIEEVETVSEIQKRFLTPGMSHGALSIEAHTDLAIAMNRLGAKSSSGEGGESPSRYVVDSKGDLANSSIKQVASGRFGVTSEYLNSAKELEIKIAQGAKPGEGGQLPGKKNNEEIATNRHTPQGIDLISPPPHHDIYSIEDLSQLIYDLKQANHTAQVSVKLVSEAGVGTIAAGVAKANADVILISGHVGGTGAASLTSIKHAGSPWELGLSETHQVLVMNGLRDRVVLRTDGGIVSGRDVIIAACLGAEEYGIGTASLVALGCIMARKCHLNNCPTGIATQDPKFRAKYKGSPDQVANLMTLLAMEVRERLAQLGFRSMDEIIGRTDLLKQITRYEQDRLDSLDLNPILVRLPLLYDPKKKKDRFVRRESVGEVLDDRILKDAEPALEGKTSMSLSYSVKNTNRTVGAKVSGIIARKYGSKGLPGKLEIILEGTAGQSLGAWLVKGVQITLHGDANDYVGKGLCGGTIVIRKHRRSKLKAYENVIIGNTCLYGATSGKLFSSGRAGERFGVRNSGADAVVGGAGDHFLEYMTSGTIVCLGTVGKNMGAGMTGGKAYFFQKDWELEPLINKEYVKIVDLENEDYDIIKSLITEHTKLTGSELSEEILKAWEDSKKYFVKVTPK; encoded by the coding sequence ATGTTAAACCTTGACGAACAGTTGCGGATCCAAAAGTACTTGGAGGAAAACGGTCTATATGACAAGTCCTTCGAGCGCGATAACTGCGGAGTAGGCTTCGTCGCTTCTTATAAGGGCGAGTCCAATCACCGAGTTGTATCCATGGGTTTGAAGGCGGTCGCATGCCTTACCCACCGGGGAGCCGTAGATGCAGATATGCAAACCGGAGACGGCGCCGGGATCATGATCCGTATTCCTAAAAAACTGTTTGCGAAGTACATCGAGGAGATGGGCCATAGACGCCCTGACGAAGATTCTATCGGTGTGGGGATGGTGTTCCTACCGCGCGAGGACATAGACAAACAAGATGTTTGCAGAAGCCTCATTGAATCAGCACTTATGCAATTTAACTTCAAGCTGTATGCTTGGAGATATGTTCCCGTAAATCCTGAGGTTTTAGGGCCTAAGGCAAATGCTTCTCGTCCTCAGATCGAACAAGTATTGATCGGAAAGCCGGATGGGATGTCAAACGAGGATTTCGAGACTAAATTATTCCTGATCCAAAAGAAAGTGATGAGAGATGCTCTGAAACTTTCCATGAGCGAGGACTTCTATATTTGTTCCTTCTCTTCTGAAAGGATCACTTTTAAAGGATTATTTAATGGAAACCAGGTCTCTCAATTTTATGAGGATCTAAAAAGTGAGGAGATGGTTTCTCCTTATTGTATCTTTCACCAAAGATATTCGACGAACACATTCCCAAGCTGGGCATTGGCTCAGCCTTTCCGTATTCTTGCTCATAACGGAGAGATCAATACGATCGTAGGAAATAGAATTTGGATGCTCGCAAGAGAAGAAGAACTCGCCTGCGAAAAATGGGGAGATTTCCAAAAAGAAATCCATCCGATCATTCGACCTCATTTATCCGACTCCGCAAGTTTGGACAACGCGATGGAAGCGATCGTACGTTCCGGTAAGGACGTTCTTCATGCTAAAGCGATGTTGATCCCGAACGCTTGGAGTAAGAACGTTCAGATGTCCGAAGGACTGAAATCATTCTACGAATACAATAACACTCTAACTGAACCATGGGACGGACCTGCTGCACTTGCTTTTGCAGAAGGTGACTGGGTCGGAGGAAGTTTAGACAGAAACGGACTTCGTCCTGCAAGATATGTTGTGACCGAAGACGGACTAGTCGTAATGGGTTCCGAAACTGGTTTAGTTCATATCGACGAAGAGATCATCACCAAAAAAGGAAGATTGGGTCCTGGCGATATGCTTGCGATCAATCTGAAAGAAGGGAAGATCTACTTCAACGAGGACGTCAACGCTCTATTCGAGAAAAAATACGATTATAGAGAATGGTCCAAAGAGAATGTAGAATACCTGGACCAAACCATTGACGAGTCTATCGCTAAAACCGTAACTTATAGCGGAGACGATCTGAGAAGAAGACAGATCCTATTTGCATATTCTCCGTACAAACAAAAAGCGGTGATCAAACCTCAAGCGATCGCAGGTAAAGAAGCAATCGGTTCCATGGGAGATGATACTCCTTTGTCTATCTTGATGCTTTCTCGGATTGGATTATATACTTACTTCCGCCAAAGATTTGCGCAAGTTACGAACCCACCGATCGACTATCTAAGGGAGAAGGGAGTAACTTCTCTTTATACTCGTCTTGTTAAGAAGACAAATCTTTTCGCAGACGAAAAACCTCAGAACTGTCTTGTACTTTCTCATCCGTACCTGACCAATCTTGGATTACAAAGGATCAGGGAGAAGGACGGAAAACAATACAAAGTAGTTACCTTAGACGCGACATTTGAAGCTCATCATGAGCCTGATGCAGCCAGAAATTATCTGGAACTTGCGTTAGATCAGTTGCTTGCGGATGCGGTAAAAGCTGCAGAATCGGAAGTAAATATCCTGATTCTTTCCGACAAAAAACTGAACAAAGATCGTGCTCCTATTCCTATGGAGTTGGCGGTGGCGGCAGTTCATAACCACTTGATCCGCAATAAAAAACGTGCAGCGACTAGCATTCTTGTAGAAACAGGATCTGCATTCGAAATCCATAATGTGGCCGTTCTACTTGGATATGGGGCTTCCGGTGTGAATAGTTACCTGATCTGGGACACTCTTCATGACCTATGGTCCAAAGGAGATTTCGATCTTGAAGACGGAACTCGTCCTTCTTTCGCTACTCTTTGTACTAATTACCGTGCAGGGGTGGATGACGGACTTCTGAAGATCATGTCCAAGATGGGAATTTCCATCATGTCTTCCTATGTGGGTGGACAGGTATTCGAGGCGATTGGACTTTCTAGAACTCTGATATCTAAATACTTCCCGGGAACTTATTCCAGAATTTCAGGAATTGGAATCGGTGGTATCGAGCAGAATATTCTACGCAACCACGACTCCGCATTTAACAAAGAGATTAATCCGGAAGACTTTATCTCCGAGAAGGACGACCAACCTCATAGATGGTCTCCTAAAGTAGTAAAATTCATCCGCAAAGCTGCGGTGGATAATGACTACGAAGCATTCTTAGAAGCTTCTAAACTGATGGAAGAAAGTGATCCGATCAATATCCGAGATCTATTTGATTTCGTGGATCGTGCATCTGTTCCAATTGAAGAAGTAGAAACTGTTTCGGAGATCCAAAAACGTTTCTTAACTCCGGGTATGAGCCACGGTGCTCTTTCTATCGAAGCGCACACTGACCTTGCGATCGCAATGAATCGTTTAGGTGCAAAGTCTTCCTCCGGAGAAGGTGGAGAAAGTCCATCTCGTTACGTTGTGGATTCAAAAGGTGATTTGGCGAATTCTTCTATCAAACAAGTAGCTTCCGGAAGATTCGGAGTAACTTCTGAATATCTGAACTCTGCAAAAGAATTGGAGATTAAGATCGCTCAGGGAGCAAAACCTGGAGAAGGTGGACAACTTCCCGGTAAGAAGAATAACGAGGAGATCGCGACGAATCGTCACACTCCTCAGGGAATCGATCTGATCTCTCCTCCTCCTCACCACGATATTTATTCTATCGAGGACTTGTCTCAGTTGATCTACGACTTGAAACAAGCAAACCATACTGCTCAAGTATCAGTTAAACTGGTATCCGAGGCGGGAGTGGGAACGATCGCCGCAGGTGTTGCAAAAGCAAACGCCGATGTGATCCTGATCTCAGGGCATGTGGGAGGAACCGGAGCGGCTTCTCTTACTTCTATCAAACATGCGGGATCTCCTTGGGAGCTTGGACTTTCCGAAACACATCAAGTTTTAGTAATGAATGGTCTGCGTGATAGAGTGGTTCTCCGTACCGACGGTGGTATCGTTTCCGGAAGGGACGTGATCATCGCTGCATGTTTAGGTGCAGAAGAATACGGAATCGGGACTGCTTCTCTCGTGGCATTAGGTTGTATCATGGCGAGAAAATGCCATTTGAACAACTGTCCTACAGGAATTGCTACTCAAGATCCTAAGTTTAGAGCGAAGTATAAAGGATCTCCTGATCAAGTCGCAAATTTGATGACTCTTCTCGCCATGGAAGTGAGAGAACGTTTGGCACAACTTGGTTTCCGCTCTATGGACGAGATCATCGGAAGAACTGACCTTCTGAAACAGATTACACGTTATGAGCAAGACCGTTTGGATTCTTTGGACTTGAATCCGATCCTTGTTCGTCTTCCTCTTCTTTACGACCCTAAGAAGAAAAAAGATAGATTCGTAAGAAGAGAATCCGTCGGAGAAGTTCTGGATGATCGTATCCTGAAAGATGCTGAACCTGCGTTAGAAGGAAAAACTTCCATGTCTCTTTCTTATTCTGTGAAGAATACGAACAGAACTGTGGGAGCAAAAGTTTCCGGAATTATCGCACGCAAATATGGATCCAAAGGTCTCCCTGGAAAACTGGAAATTATTCTCGAAGGAACTGCAGGCCAGTCCTTAGGAGCATGGCTCGTGAAAGGAGTGCAAATCACTCTTCACGGGGATGCAAACGACTATGTTGGAAAAGGACTCTGCGGTGGAACCATCGTGATCCGCAAACATAGACGTTCCAAACTGAAAGCATATGAGAACGTGATCATCGGTAATACCTGTCTTTACGGTGCTACTTCCGGAAAACTTTTTAGTTCCGGTAGAGCAGGCGAAAGATTCGGAGTAAGAAACTCAGGAGCAGACGCAGTAGTAGGCGGAGCAGGGGACCACTTCTTAGAATACATGACTAGTGGAACTATCGTTTGTTTGGGAACAGTCGGTAAGAACATGGGTGCCGGTATGACCGGAGGAAAAGCTTACTTCTTCCAAAAAGACTGGGAATTAGAACCTTTAATCAATAAAGAATACGTGAAAATCGTGGATCTTGAAAACGAAGATTACGATATCATAAAGTCTTTGATTACTGAACACACTAAGTTGACCGGATCTGAACTTTCAGAAGAGATCCTGAAGGCTTGGGAAGATTCTAAAAAATATTTCGTGAAAGTTACTCCTAAATAA